A region from the Cucumis sativus cultivar 9930 unplaced genomic scaffold, Cucumber_9930_V3 scaffold92, whole genome shotgun sequence genome encodes:
- the LOC116406372 gene encoding LOW QUALITY PROTEIN: protein NAR1-like (The sequence of the model RefSeq protein was modified relative to this genomic sequence to represent the inferred CDS: inserted 3 bases in 3 codons) produces the protein MSEKFSATLRIGDLNDFIAPSQACIVSLKGLKATATKPDKVEVSASRMQLKAEPVKISLKDCLACSGCVTSAETVMLEKQSLDEFLSNLNKGKVVIVSLSPQSRASLAVHFGISPLKVFKKLTTFFKSMGVKAIFDTSCSRDLTLIEACNEFIARYRNSQQDNEEKCKSSVPMISSACPGWICYAEKQHGSYILPYISSVKSPQQMIGSIVKHHMCQKLGIRSDDVYHVTVMPCYDKKLEAAREDFVFQLDSATKXLEAEAHRITEVDSVLTSGEVLELIQMKEVDFKSLEESPLDRMLTNVNEEGHLFGVSGSSGGYAETIFRHAAKILFGKDIEGPLEFKLIRNSDFQELTLEVEGKTLLKFALCYGFEITNVVRKXKTGKCDYHFLEIMACPSGCLNGGGQIKPKPGQSXKDLIELLEAAYQENVLMRDPFDNPVVKEIYKEWLEEPGSEKAKKHLHTEYHPVVKSITAQLHNW, from the exons ATGTCTGAGAAATTCTCGGCAACATTGAGGATAGGGGATCTGAATGATTTCATAGCACCTTCTCAGGCATGCATAGTTTCTCTCAAGGGGCTTAAAGCCACTGCCACGAAGCCGGATAAAGTTGAG GTTTCGGCTTCTAGGATGCAATTGAAAGCAGAACCAGTTAAGATTTCACTGAAGGATTGCTTAGCATGCAG TGGTTGTGTAACATCAGCTGAGACTGTCATGCTGGAGAAGCAAAGTTTGGACGAATTTCTTTCCAACTTAAACAAAGGAAAGGTTGTAATTGTCTCATTATCACCACAATCCAGAGCTTCACTTGCTGTCCATTTTGGTATCTCTCCCTTGAAg GTTTTCAAGAAACTGACGACATTTTTTAAGTCCATGGGAGTGAAAGCTATATTTGATACAAGTTGCAGTAGAGATTTAACCTTAATTGAAGCTTGCAATGAGTTCATAGCAAGGTATAGAAACAGCCAGCAAgacaatgaagaaaaatgcaaGTCATCAGTTCCTATGATATCGTCAGCATGCCCag GATGGATATGCTATGCTGAGAAGCAACATGGATCCTACATTTTGCCTTACATATCATCAGTGAAGAGTCCTCAGCAAATGATTGGATCAATAGTCAAGCATCATATGTGCCAAAAGTTGGGTATTAG GTCAGATGATGTTTACCATGTTACTGTGATGCCCTGTTATGATAAGAAACTGGAGGCAGCCAGGgaggattttgtttttcagttGGACTCGGCAACAA CTCTGGAGGCTGAGGCCCACAGAATCACAGAAGTAGATTCAGTATTGACATCTGGTGAAGTTCTAGAATTGATACAG ATGAAAGAGGTGGATTTTAAGAGCTTAGAAGAATCCCCTTTGGATAGAAT GCTGACTAATGTTAATGAAGAAGGGCATCTTTTTGGAGTTAGTGGAAGTTCTGGTGGTTATGCAGAAACAATTTTTAGGCATGCTGCAAAGATACTCTTTGGCAAAGATATTGAAGGCCCTTTGGAATTCAAACTTATTCGAAATTCAGATTTCCAGGAGCTCACGCTTGAG GTGGAAGGGAAGACTTTGTTGAAGTTTGCACTATGTTATGGATTCGAAATCACAAATGTTgtcagaa taaaaacaggaAAATGTGACTACCATTTTCTGGAGATTATGGCTTGCCCTTCAG GTTGTCTAAATGGAGGGGGTCAAATTAAACCCAAGCCTGGACAAT CAAAGGACTTGATTGAGTTATTAGAAGCTGCTTATCAGGAAAAC GTTTTAATGAGAGATCCTTTTGATAATCCGGTGGTGAAAGAAATTTACAAGGAGTGGCTGGAGGAACCAGGTTCAGAGAAGGCAAAGAAGCATTTGCACACTGAATACCACCCAGTGGTAAAAAGCATTACTGCTCAACTCCACAACTGGTAA